Proteins from a single region of Apium graveolens cultivar Ventura chromosome 7, ASM990537v1, whole genome shotgun sequence:
- the LOC141672870 gene encoding GTP-binding protein At2g22870 — MLITHYLPRLSIPICQSPFFHTQIFFFTKPKFSVSSTLISPPKISHFSSTSTIPSLTHQETTNSEEPHLQISLEKLFVPPDTEISATDVPRILKGSNIVVSKYARDAQISQAEFIKSSVDTESCPSDGAPEFALVGRSNVGKSSLLNSLVRRKKLALTSKKPGKTQCINHFRINDSWYLVDLPGFGYASAPKELRTDWAKFTKDYFLNRSTLVSVFLLIDASIPAKKIDLEYASWLGQNQIPMTLVFTKCDKRKKKKNGGKPPEENVQDFQELIQEFFQAAPPWIMTSSVTNQGRDEILLHMAQLRNYWLKH, encoded by the exons ATGTTAATAACTCATTATCTCCCAAGACTATCCATACCCATCTGCCAATCTCCATTCTTCCACACCCAAATCTTTTTCTTCACAAAACCCAAATTTTCAGTCTCTTCAACCCTTATTTCCCCACCAAAAATCTCACATTTTTCATCAACTTCCACAATTCCATCACTTACCCATCAAGAAACTACTAATTCTGAAGAACCCCATCTGCAAATTTCACTTGAAAAGCTGTTTGTTCCACCTGATACTGAGATTTCAGCCACAGATGTGCCAAGAATATTGAAGGGGTCTAATATTGTGGTTAGTAAGTATGCTAGAGATGCTCAGATTAGTCAGGCTGAGTTTATAAAAAGTAGTGTTGATACTGAGAGTTGTCCTTCTGATGGTGCTCCTGAGTTTGCTCTTGTTGGGAGGTCTAATGTGGGgaaatcttctttgttgaattcGCTTGTTAGGCGAAAGAAGCTGGCTTTAACTTCCAAGAAGCCCG GAAAGACACAATGCATCAACCATTTCCGTATTAATGATAGTTGGTATCTGGTGGATCTGCCTGGATTTGG TTATGCATCTGCACCAAAAGAACTTAGGACAGATTGGGCCAAGTTCACTAAAGATTATTTTCTGAATCGATCAACTCTAGTCTCGGTTTTTCTTCTCATTGATGCTAGCATTCCGGCCAagaaaattgatcttgaataTGCAAGTTGGCTGGGTCAAAACCAG ATTCCTATGACTTTAGTCTTTACAAAATGTGACAAgcgaaaaaagaaaaagaatggAGGAAAACCACCTGAAGAAAATGTGCAAGATTTTCAAGAGTTAATACAAGAGTTCTTTCAAGCAGCACCACCTTGGATCATGACTAGCAGTGTAACCAATCAAGGCCGCGATGAGATACTCTTGCACATGGCTCAGTTGCGAAACTACTGGCTTAAACATTAA
- the LOC141671942 gene encoding uncharacterized protein LOC141671942 → MANRTDPAAKNIKGTNPQNLIEKILRNKIYQNTYWKEQCFGLTAETLVDKAMELDHIGGTHGGNRRPTPFMCLVTKMLQIQPEKDIVVEFIKNEDYKYVRVLGAFYLRLTGTDIDVYRYLEPLYNDYRKLKRQLADGSFALTHMDEVIDELLTKDYSCDIALPRMKKRWTIETIGALEPRKSALEDDFEEEEEKDEDDHIMADVEDADHDKAHYRGRSPARERDRERGRDSHRYRDRDYDREYDRDYDRDRGRGRDRDRDRYRLRDEKDYGRDRERERDREGRERDRRDRDRVRRRSHSRSRSRSRDRKDRDGEERRRRHRGSASPRKHGDGLEDGTRDDVKKKERKEKKEKKEKKDDGTDHPDPEIAEANRLRASLGLKPLRM, encoded by the exons ATGGCGAACCGTACGGACCCGGCGGCGAAGAACATAAAGGGCACGAATCCCCAAAACCTAATTGAGAAGATTCTTCGAAACAAGATTTACCAGAACACGTATTGGAAGGAGCAGTGTTTTGGATTGACTGCTGAAACGCTGGTTGATAAGGCGATGGAGCTGGATCATATTGGTGGTACTCATGGTGGTAATCGGAGGCCGACGCCGTTTATGTGTTTGGTTACGAAGATGCTTCAGATTCAGCCGGAGAAGGATATTGTTGTTGAGTTTATTAAAAATGAGGATTATAA GTATGTAAGAGTTCTTGGAGCTTTTTATTTGAGGCTTACTGGGACTGATATTGATGTTTACCGTTACTTGGAGCCTTTGTACAATGACTATCGAAAATTGAAGCGTCAATTAGCTGACGGAA GTTTTGCTCTGACACATATGGATGAGGTTATTGATGAGCTTTTGACGAAAGATTATTCTTGTGATATTGCTCTGCCGCGTATGAAGAAAAG ATGGACTATCGAAACTATTGGTGCACTAGAACCTAGAAAAAGTGCACTTGAAGATGACTTTGAGGAGGAAGAGGAAAAAGACGAGGATGATCATATCATGGCTGATGTAGAAGATGCGGATCATGACAAG GCTCATTACCGTGGACGCAGCCCTGCCAGGGAAAGAGACAGAGAAAGAGGACGAGACAGTCATAGATACAG GGACCGAGATTATGATCGAGAATATGATCGAGATTATGATAGAGACCGTGGAAGAGGGCGTGACAGAGACAGGGACCGTTATCGCCTGAGAGATGAAAAGGACTATGGCCGAGATAGGGAGAGAGAAAGGGATAGAGAAGGTAGAGAGCGAGATAGACGAGATAGGGACCGTGTTAGGCGGAGGAGTCATTCAAGAAGCCGAAGTAGAAGTAGGGATCGGAAAGATCGTGATGGAGAAGAACGCCGTAGGAGACATCGTGGAAGTGCTAGCCCAAGAAAGCATGGTGATGGTCTTGAAGATGGTACCCGTGATGACGTGAAGAAGAAGGAAAGGAAAgagaagaaggagaaaaaggagaagaaggatgatggaACGGACCACCCAGATCCAGAAATTGCGGAAGCAAACAGGCTTAGGGCATCTCTTGGGTTAAAACCGTTGAGAATGTGA